In a single window of the Pseudochaenichthys georgianus chromosome 16, fPseGeo1.2, whole genome shotgun sequence genome:
- the znf384b gene encoding zinc finger protein 384b isoform X2, producing the protein MMEDSHFNSSYFWSPIPSVPAQIENAMFLNKMKEQQEKNATFSQSSASHYQTALLTIPNPGIKTDGGGQGGGGTHLHQAHSTQNMLSVPSTGIMTAAGLVITTPQGTLVSPTSSQSFVSGHQATTMIVSALHSAENLKEYFCFQPGAVDPVAEKKEGDGAPHVVVMPAPSKRGRKKKTTTTLSRVGLGGNETLILAHLTAGGQVASLQHHTVDPYDLKNEEEEHGLKDSTKTYRNHTESKPHKCPHCTKSFANSSYLAQHVRIHTGVKPYSCPFCQKSFRQLSHLQQHNRIHTGDRPYKCIHPGCEKSFTQLSNLQSHRRQHNKDKPYKCSNCNKGYVDAASLEVHMSTHTVKHARIYSCGLCNRTYTSETYLVKHMEKHNPEQLNANADQARQQNQNQNQSQVSAQSRDDGADGGSSRADGGQQGQSSYQTDAMSCPFDLHQYKTVSASDIQYKPVTVADLTSHKDLCLTVSASTIRVEHLNS; encoded by the exons ATGATGGAAGACTCTCATTTTAATTCATCGTACTTCTGGTCTCCCATCCCATCTGTACCAGCACAG ATTGAGAATGCCATGTTTCTGAACAAGATGAAGGAGCAGCAGGAGAAGAATGCAACCTTCTCTCAGTCCTCTGCATCCCACTACCAAACGGCTCTGCTCACCATCCCAAACCCTGGGATAAAGACAGATGGTGGAGGGCAGGGTGGCGGAGGGACTCACCTCCACCAGGCTCACAGCACCCAGAACATGCTGTCTGTCCCCTCCACCGGCATCATGACAGCAG CGGGTCTGGTCATCACGACTCCTCAGGGAACGCTCGTCTCTCCCACCTCGTCTCAATCGTTTGTCTCCGGTCATCAGGCCACGACCATGATCGTTTCAGCACTTCATTCTGCAG AAAATCTTAAAGAGTATTTCTGCTTTCAACCCGGCGCTGTGGATCCTGTGGCAGAGAAAAAAGAAGGGGACGGTGCTCCCCATGTTGTTGTGATGCCGGCGCCCTCCAAGCGAGGCAGAAAGAAGAAGACGACGACGACGCTGTCCAGAGTCGGTTTGGGGGGAAACGAAACTCTAATACTGGCTCACCTGACCGCAGGCGGACAG GTGGCATCTTTGCAGCATCACACTGTCGACCCTTACGACCTGAAAAATGAAGAGGAGGAACACGGGCTGAAAGACAGCACCAAGACTTACAG GAACCACACAGAGTCAAAGCCTCACAAGTGTCCACATTGCACCAAGTCATTTGCCAACTCCAGCTACCTGGCCCAACATGTCCGCATCCACACCGGAGTGAAACCCTACTCCTGCCCCTTCTGCCAAAAGAGCTTCAGACAGCTCAGCCACCTCCAGCAGCACAACAG GATTCACACCGGAGATCGGCCGTACAAGTGTATCCATCCAGGCTGTGAGAAATCCTTCACGCAACTCTCAAATCTACAG TCTCACCGGCGCCAACACAACAAGGACAAGCCGTACAAGTGCAGCAACTGCAACAAAGGATACGTAGACGCAGCGAGCCTGGAGGTGCACATGTCCACACACACCGTGAAGCACGCCAGGATCTACTCCTGTGGGCTCTGCAACCGCACTTATACCTCA GAGACGTATCTGGTGAAACACATGGAGAAACACAACCCCGAGCAGCTGAACGCAAACGCAGATCAGGCGAGACAacagaaccagaaccagaaccaaAGCCAGGTGTCCGCTCAGAGCCGAGACGACGGAGCAGACGGAGGATCGAGCCGAGCAGACGGAGGACAGCAGGGACAGAGCAGCTACCAGACAGACGCCATGTCCTGTCCCTTTGACCTGCACCAGTATAAGACTGTGTCCGCCAGTGACATCCAGTACAAACCAGTCACCGTAGCGGACCTCACTTCCCACAAAGACCTCTGCCTCACTGTGTCGGCATCCACCATCCGAGTGGAGCACCTCAACTCTTAG
- the znf384b gene encoding zinc finger protein 384b isoform X1: MMEDSHFNSSYFWSPIPSVPAQIENAMFLNKMKEQQEKNATFSQSSASHYQTALLTIPNPGIKTDGGGQGGGGTHLHQAHSTQNMLSVPSTGIMTAAGLVITTPQGTLVSPTSSQSFVSGHQATTMIVSALHSAENLKEYFCFQPGAVDPVAEKKEGDGAPHVVVMPAPSKRGRKKKTTTTLSRVGLGGNETLILAHLTAGGQVASLQHHTVDPYDLKNEEEEHGLKDSTKTYRCRMCAATFLSKSDMQIHSKSHTEAKPHKCPHCAKSFANSSYLAQHIRIHSGAKPYTCSYCQKSFRQLSHLQQHTRNHTESKPHKCPHCTKSFANSSYLAQHVRIHTGVKPYSCPFCQKSFRQLSHLQQHNRIHTGDRPYKCIHPGCEKSFTQLSNLQSHRRQHNKDKPYKCSNCNKGYVDAASLEVHMSTHTVKHARIYSCGLCNRTYTSETYLVKHMEKHNPEQLNANADQARQQNQNQNQSQVSAQSRDDGADGGSSRADGGQQGQSSYQTDAMSCPFDLHQYKTVSASDIQYKPVTVADLTSHKDLCLTVSASTIRVEHLNS; encoded by the exons ATGATGGAAGACTCTCATTTTAATTCATCGTACTTCTGGTCTCCCATCCCATCTGTACCAGCACAG ATTGAGAATGCCATGTTTCTGAACAAGATGAAGGAGCAGCAGGAGAAGAATGCAACCTTCTCTCAGTCCTCTGCATCCCACTACCAAACGGCTCTGCTCACCATCCCAAACCCTGGGATAAAGACAGATGGTGGAGGGCAGGGTGGCGGAGGGACTCACCTCCACCAGGCTCACAGCACCCAGAACATGCTGTCTGTCCCCTCCACCGGCATCATGACAGCAG CGGGTCTGGTCATCACGACTCCTCAGGGAACGCTCGTCTCTCCCACCTCGTCTCAATCGTTTGTCTCCGGTCATCAGGCCACGACCATGATCGTTTCAGCACTTCATTCTGCAG AAAATCTTAAAGAGTATTTCTGCTTTCAACCCGGCGCTGTGGATCCTGTGGCAGAGAAAAAAGAAGGGGACGGTGCTCCCCATGTTGTTGTGATGCCGGCGCCCTCCAAGCGAGGCAGAAAGAAGAAGACGACGACGACGCTGTCCAGAGTCGGTTTGGGGGGAAACGAAACTCTAATACTGGCTCACCTGACCGCAGGCGGACAG GTGGCATCTTTGCAGCATCACACTGTCGACCCTTACGACCTGAAAAATGAAGAGGAGGAACACGGGCTGAAAGACAGCACCAAGACTTACAG GTGCCGGATGTGTGCGGCGACCTTCCTCAGTAAGTCTGACATGCAGATCCACTCCAAGTCGCACACAGAGGCCAAACCTCACAAGTGTCCTCACTGCGCCAAGTCATTCGCCAACTCCAGCTACCTGGCCCAGCACATCCGCATCCACAGCGGGGCCAAGCCTTACACCTGCTCCTACTGCCAGAAATCTTTCAGGCAGCTCAGTCACTTACAGCAGCACACACG GAACCACACAGAGTCAAAGCCTCACAAGTGTCCACATTGCACCAAGTCATTTGCCAACTCCAGCTACCTGGCCCAACATGTCCGCATCCACACCGGAGTGAAACCCTACTCCTGCCCCTTCTGCCAAAAGAGCTTCAGACAGCTCAGCCACCTCCAGCAGCACAACAG GATTCACACCGGAGATCGGCCGTACAAGTGTATCCATCCAGGCTGTGAGAAATCCTTCACGCAACTCTCAAATCTACAG TCTCACCGGCGCCAACACAACAAGGACAAGCCGTACAAGTGCAGCAACTGCAACAAAGGATACGTAGACGCAGCGAGCCTGGAGGTGCACATGTCCACACACACCGTGAAGCACGCCAGGATCTACTCCTGTGGGCTCTGCAACCGCACTTATACCTCA GAGACGTATCTGGTGAAACACATGGAGAAACACAACCCCGAGCAGCTGAACGCAAACGCAGATCAGGCGAGACAacagaaccagaaccagaaccaaAGCCAGGTGTCCGCTCAGAGCCGAGACGACGGAGCAGACGGAGGATCGAGCCGAGCAGACGGAGGACAGCAGGGACAGAGCAGCTACCAGACAGACGCCATGTCCTGTCCCTTTGACCTGCACCAGTATAAGACTGTGTCCGCCAGTGACATCCAGTACAAACCAGTCACCGTAGCGGACCTCACTTCCCACAAAGACCTCTGCCTCACTGTGTCGGCATCCACCATCCGAGTGGAGCACCTCAACTCTTAG